CGCCTGGGCGCCGCCCCCGCGGCCCTCCTCGTCCAGGGCAAGCACGCGGGCGCGTGGCCCGCGGTCCGAGCGGTGCTCGACCCGGCCGTGTACGGGGGCCGGCTGTGGGGACCGCGCGTCTTCGGCCTGCGCGGCGAGCCCCGACCCGAACCGCTGTGGAACCACCTCGCCGACACGTCCGTCGCGTCGCGCCTGTGGGACGCGAGCCGCGATCTGGCCGACGCCGTCCCCGGCGCCATACCGGGATAGTCCTCGGCAGCCACCGCGCCCGGCCCCGGTCGTCGACGCGACACGGGGATCGTGTGGAACAGGATGGCCCGCGTCCGGCGGGGGCGCCAGGTGGCCGGACCGGACGGCTGAGCCCCTGACTCGAACGAACCAAGGGCCGTTTCGCGAGCGGTCCGCACGGGGAACCGGTGTGTCCAGTCAACGGAACACCGATGCCACGGAGGACACGGAACATGACGCAGGAGCATGCGGCACCGACCGGCGGCCCGGCGCTGCAGGACATCGTGTCGGCCGTGTCCAGGGGGGCGCCGGAGTTCCGCGCATGCCCGTATCCGGCCTACGCCGCCTTGCGCGAGCAGGATCCGGTGTGCCGGCTGACGCCTCCGCACGGGGTCGAGACCTATCTGATCACCCGCTACGACGACGCCCGGGACGCCCTGTCGGACCGGCGCTTCAGCAAGAACATGCGCGGGGCCATCGACACCTACCACGCGGTGTTCGGCAGTTTCTTCGACGCGTTGGACGACAACGTCCTCTTCTCGGACCCGCCGCGCCACACCCGGCTCCGCCGCGTGCTCAGGAGTGCCTTCACCCCGCGGCGGGTGGAGGCCATGCGGCCGAGGATCACGGAGATCACCGAGGGGCTCCTGAGGGAATGCCGCAAGCGCAACGCGGTCGACCTGATGTCCTCCCTGGCGTTCCCGCTGCCCATCGCGGTGCTGTGCGAGCTGATGGGCATCGAGGAACCGGACCGGCCCGCGATCCTGGAGCAGTTCGGGGTGGTGACACGGTCCAGGTTCAACCCCGCGTTGAAGGCGGAACTGAAGGCGGCCGAGGACTGGCTGCAGAAGCGCTTGGGGCAGCTCGTCGCCGACACGCGCGCCAACCCGTCGGACTGCTTCCTCAGCGACCTCATCACCGCGGAGGAAGCTCTTGACGACGCGGATCTGATCGCGTCGATGTGGGTTCTGTTCTTCGCCGGGCACAAGACCACCGCGTTCCAGATCGGGAACTCCGTCCTGGGCCTCCTCCACCACCACGACCAGTTGGAGAAGCTCCGCAGGGATCCGGCGCTGATCCCGGGTGCGGTCGAGGAACTCGTACGGTTCGACGGATCGGTGGAGACGTCGACGTTCCGGTACGCGGCCGAGGAGGCCGACATCCGGGGAACCGTGATCCCCAAGGGCGCTCTCGTCCAGATCGCGCTGTCCTCCGCCAACCGGGACCACGAGAAGTTCGAGTCCCCCGACGTCCTGGACGTGACGCGCGAGGGCATCCAGGGGACGCACCTGGGCTTCGGGCACGGAACGCACTACTGCCTGGGAGCCCCGCTGGCCCGGCTCGAACTCGAAATCGCGCTCGCGTGCCTGCTGCGGGA
This is a stretch of genomic DNA from Streptomyces sp. NBC_00536. It encodes these proteins:
- a CDS encoding cytochrome P450 family protein yields the protein MTQEHAAPTGGPALQDIVSAVSRGAPEFRACPYPAYAALREQDPVCRLTPPHGVETYLITRYDDARDALSDRRFSKNMRGAIDTYHAVFGSFFDALDDNVLFSDPPRHTRLRRVLRSAFTPRRVEAMRPRITEITEGLLRECRKRNAVDLMSSLAFPLPIAVLCELMGIEEPDRPAILEQFGVVTRSRFNPALKAELKAAEDWLQKRLGQLVADTRANPSDCFLSDLITAEEALDDADLIASMWVLFFAGHKTTAFQIGNSVLGLLHHHDQLEKLRRDPALIPGAVEELVRFDGSVETSTFRYAAEEADIRGTVIPKGALVQIALSSANRDHEKFESPDVLDVTREGIQGTHLGFGHGTHYCLGAPLARLELEIALACLLREFPEMELAEEEESGGAWLKGPFAAFRGLERLRVVLEPSRPAGDPAPAPKVSVK